ATAAAGCACCGTTACTTTAACGTATCACATGAGGCAATATGAGGATTAGGAAAATGTGACACACGGAATGCACATAATTAATGCCCCACAAGGTGCATGAAATGAACGTGTGATGCACAAGCTAATGCCTTTGACAATATGAAAATACAAACTAGCCTATTTATAGCTAGAGCTGATACATGTTAACATTTAGaaggatttgatgaatcatattctTAGTTCCTTTACTACTGCTAGAATTGGCTAGTTGAAAGGGACATAGGTAAATAAAGAGCAACATTGACCTATAATTTGGGATTATGACTGATAACGGAGAGATGACAATACCTCACATAGAGTGTACAACATCACTTGGTTTTTGTTGTACAGACATTTCATTATATTGGAGGActgtttttgtttctttttttggtttttcttGAAGGAATGATAATGACAGACTGTTTTTTGCTTAATTGCACTCTACCTTTTAGCAGAATTAGTAATTAGAAAACAAATTTGTCATGATTCATTGCATAATAAAGGAGAATAGAGTCAAAGAAGAGAAGTTAACTCAGGCCAGAACAAAGCAATGCTAACATTTATAAACACCTTTTATACAAAACCTTACATGACAAATAAACGCTAAAAAGGTGCAAAAGAAGAAGCTATAACCAAGAAAAAACACTATTCTAGCACTAGACCACTGGTGCTCCTTGATGCAACAGTAACAATTGATTATAAGCTTGGAACATCAGCATATAATAAACATGATTATAAGCTTTGATGCATTTACAtcaagaggagaaaaaaaaaaagagaagcaaaATGGAAAACTCCCTCAAACACATACAAGTGGAAATTTACAAAAACAGAGGTTTTATACAAATGTAGCATGATTGATTAgtgtttttatattatggcgTAGTATCCGTTTCCACCATTTTGCTTGCTGGTACTTTGTCCGACTTTACAGCATAAGCCGAGGGGAACCAACCTGACTTGCCGTAGCACTCTCCTTCAGACCATCCATTTGGAGCTACCTATCAATAGAACAAAAGAAATGCAATAGAGCAAAGAAATGCAACAAACAGTTAACAACACATGTAATTATCGGAAATTCTTAAGCTGACGTAAATACCATCAAGGTAATTTAGAAAATGTCAACTTAAGCAAccaaaacacataaaataagaccTGCATTATTGCAGCAACAATCATAGAGGCAGTGTGACGTGTCTATTGCTTAAACTAAGAAATGAAGATAAATACCTGCCGGACTACCACATAATTGCCAACCTCTAGACTTAGCTCGCCATCTGCTTGGGCATCAAAAGAGTGCATGACCTACCAAAGAATCGAGGAGATCAAGGAATATTGAGGCGAATACAGAAAGATCCAGATTTTGAGGACAAAGGTGTGTTATGTAGAACTAAATATCCCTGACTCTTTAAGAGTCCTTAccttggcaataaaataggtaGGACTTTTATCCTCAGCTTCTGGATGCTCAGTTCCATTTGAAGTTGTATCATGCAAAACTCTTGGTGAATTTGAAGATTGAGGAGATGACTCACTTAATTGCTCTTCTACAAGCATCTAACCCCAAGAAAAAAAGATGTTAAATATTTGTGTCCATCTTTTTTAATCTCATTGTCTCAAAGTTGAAGTTTACGATTCTATCCTTGTAGATAACAGAAAAACCCCGATAGAATAGTTTTATTCTAATGACTTGAAGGAAATAAAAGGTTTGAATCTATAGACCTCAGAATGCAACTTCTCCAAAATGGAAACAACATTCTGATGATACGATCTTTCAGCATCAACCTGCAAGCTAAAATCATTTTTAGATAAATGAATCACACAGATCACAATTGGAAGTGATCCATGCTGAGACAAAAATGGTGTAGACAAGGAAGTAGTTTTAACAGGAggcaaaaaataaatcaaacttCACCGAAGTGTTCTAGACTTCTTGCTTTAAGTACTAgttaataaaatgaaaaagcAAGTCTGCCATGAACTATGTGTTTATTTTAACTTCTAATGGAAGAAAAATTTAGTACCAACATTTATTAATAGGGAAGAAAAGCAGAAAGTAATGATGACCTAGGAGTTCTCAAGCTAAACAGAATAACAAAGAACATAGGAATCTCCAATCTCACAGAAGATCAGTCAAGTGGATATCATGAATAAGGCACAAAGCATTACATCTGGAATATGGAAATTTATATATGACCCATTATGCCTTGGTATTCCAGATATTTGAGTTACTTGACCATTTGACCCTCAGCTACTGGTATTTAtagcaaaataataattattttctacaTTTACAAGAACTAGTATTATGATCCTGTTATTTCAAATGGTGCATTAGCTAATTTAGTAATTTCCCTGAGCTACATTAACTTTGATTTTACTAAATTAATCGCAAACACGACTTTCAATAGCTGCATTGTCATCACAATAATAGAGGGATGCATCATTCAATTTAGATGGATCAGCAACTTCCATGACCTTACCTCCAAAAGATATTCAAAGAAACTAGCAGGTTTGAGAATTTTCCTGCAACTTCGGAGATAAtgactatttatagatgtgtttCTTCCATCATGGTGGGATACActgggtatattgttgttgtttcctcCATCATGAGAAGCATTTTTAACTGTATACTTGCTGTAAACTACGAAGTATCTATGCACACTGCGTTTTTTCATTTCAAATGACTGAAGTTAGCAACTACAATTCCTAAAACTAAATTGTATCAATTTAAGATCATTTTCACTAAGCAGTTAAAGTTATAGACAACACAAATCGTGATGTCAGAACAAGTTACGTCCTTAAAATTGGTAAAAATCCCTGTCCCGATTCAACTGAAAGTATATCTCAAAAAGTGAAATTGACACCTGTCACCCATTCTGTTTCCAATAAAACCAGTTTGTCTTTCTGTAAGGACAAATCATGATGTTTAACAACTTGATGCACAGataatagttttaaaatgtACTCCCTTCGTTTCAAAAAAAGTAACCTACTTTTCTATTTAGtctgtttaaaaaagaatgacccTATTCCTTTTTTGGCAACGCTTTAATTTCATTTTCCCACCTGACATGTTTCCGGCCACAAGATTAAAGagcattttggtacatttgacataactttaatttaggaccacaagattaaaaggtcttcttcattttcttaaactccatgtcaagtcaaactaagttattcttttttaaacggaAGGAGTAACAATCTCCACTTGTACATTCAGTGCATTAAAGTTACTTGGGGAAACGAAATTTGCAAATAACCAAGACAATCAATACAGCACTAAGACCAATCATGATACTTCTGCGAGCATAACACGCATACGAATTGAATGAACAAAGAGAAACCAGCAATACCATGGTTAGAAGCTTTTGGAAAGTAATCTGCTGCTGATCCTCCTCTACAGATAACATGGCATCAGTTGCTTCTTTGCCAAGAACCAACACCGAAGATTTGAGCTCCGACAATCTTGTTTCTGAATTTTTAAGCTTTGCCAAACTTTCCGTAGAAGCTTCTCTAAACTTTGATTGGCGTCTTATTACTTCAGTAGCCTGAAAAGAGCGGGAATCCACTTAGAACTACCAGATTTTCTTGCATGACATGATGCAACCTGATATAGAATAGATTACTACCTCCTTGAAAAGCGTGTAGAGATGCGCTGATTGAAGGGGTACATTCCTTGGTGATGTATGGGAGATCTCTCTCTGTTTTCTTACTTTTTACttgctttattttcttttaataaacaACCTTTTACATGAGCCCTACCCCCAACACACCtgaaaagggaaaaaatggAAGGTTGAAGGATACCTGGGATTCGAACTCCTGGCGCATTCTGTCATAACGGTGAGTCAAATGGCGAGCATCTTCTAAAGGAGCACCATGTATTGATGCTCTCAACGGCTCACAAACCTACAGCTAAAAGGAAAAATGATCAAACACTATGTACTCTATGAACCAAGAAATGGCTACAGTCACTATGCTACATCATAAACTCATCAAGAATCAAGAAAGAAGTACTAAAATGCACTAGGCATAATACTAGCAAAAGGTTAGGCATAATACTAGCAAAAGGTTCATCAAGTTATACCATTTGCAAGTTTTAACCTGTCAAGAGTGAAATATCACTCCCCAAATT
The genomic region above belongs to Solanum dulcamara chromosome 5, daSolDulc1.2, whole genome shotgun sequence and contains:
- the LOC129889520 gene encoding SH3 domain-containing protein 1-like; translated protein: MEAIKKQATKLREQVAKQQQAILRQLGHLGHESVMVDEAELEIHQRLQELYMSTRAAKHFQRDIVRGVEGYISTSKKQMEIARKLVDNCYKYGSEIQNCPPTLPKVAVEFGTSHAAMEDQREIMLGVLGQQVCEPLRASIHGAPLEDARHLTHRYDRMRQEFESQATEVIRRQSKFREASTESLAKLKNSETRLSELKSSVLVLGKEATDAMLSVEEDQQQITFQKLLTMVDAERSYHQNVVSILEKLHSEMLVEEQLSESSPQSSNSPRVLHDTTSNGTEHPEAEDKSPTYFIAKVMHSFDAQADGELSLEVGNYVVVRQVAPNGWSEGECYGKSGWFPSAYAVKSDKVPASKMVETDTTP